One window from the genome of Entelurus aequoreus isolate RoL-2023_Sb linkage group LG04, RoL_Eaeq_v1.1, whole genome shotgun sequence encodes:
- the gpr151 gene encoding G-protein coupled receptor 151: protein MDKLTGKNLTVVNSSLNKWSFNDGGSFQHLDPDELRVLVPSILGVICVLGVTCNLTAVAILFANAHKGKLSLINSLIFNLIFADGLVLLFIIPFRAASFSKAGWTLGWAVCKTSDWFLHSCMAAKSFTVAVMAKACYRYVSNPTKQVGIHLGSILVVLFFIWLSACTVTVPHWLFSTFRRGIHGLMCVLVVPPEAWEFMSVYTKAYPLGVYCAPLSFALVYFWKAYGQCQRRSSKTQNLRTQIRSRKLTLMLFNLTIATAILWLPQWVVWIWERHSAASGASQTFVSSPPLLISLCAQLLTFSLSLINPLIVLSLSEEFREGYRGLWRRLTLRKQPPAKPKLGPHTPTSLQSPCPRPETSGQARAERSPEPLSTEPGTSRDAQLELSTAGSKEVDKDGMVLPDVEQFWHERGTGSHLEENDPVPWEHQDDRQRNK, encoded by the coding sequence ATGGACAAACTCACCGGGAAAAATTTGACGGTGGTGAACAGCTCCTTAAACAAGTGGTCCTTCAATGACGGCGGCTCCTTCCAGCATCTGGACCCCGACGAGCTGAGGGTGCTTGTGCCGTCCATCTTGGGCGTCATTTGCGTGCTGGGCGTCACTTGTAACCTCACCGCCGTGGCCATCTTGTTCGCCAACGCTCACAAGGGCAAACTGTCCCTCATCAACTCGCTCATCTTCAACCTGATATTCGCAGACGGCCTGGTGCTGCTCTTCATCATCCCCTTCCGTGCCGCCTCCTTCTCCAAAGCCGGCTGGACTCTGGGCTGGGCGGTGTGCAAGACGTCCGACTGGTTCCTCCACTCCTGCATGGCAGCCAAGAGTTTTACCGTGGCTGTGATGGCCAAAGCCTGCTACCGCTATGTGTCCAACCCCACCAAGCAGGTCGGCATCCACCTGGGCTCCATCCTGGTGGTGCTCTTCTTCATCTGGCTGTCGGCGTGCACCGTCACCGTCCCTCACTGGCTCTTCTCCACCTTCCGACGAGGGATTCACGGGCTCATGTGTGTGCTTGTGGTTCCCCCTGAAGCGTGGGAGTTCATGTCCGTGTACACCAAGGCATACCCACTAGGGGTGTACTGTGCCCCTCTCAGCTTTGCCCTCGTGTACTTCTGGAAGGCATACGGCCAGTGCCAACGACGCTCCAGTAAGACTCAGAATCTGCGCACACAGATCAGGTCCAGGAAGCTCACCTTGATGCTCTTCAATCTCACCATCGCCACGGCTATCCTCTGGCTTCCGCAGTGGGTGGTGTGGATCTGGGAGCGCCACTCAGCAGCATCAGGAGCATCTCAGACTTTTGTCTCATCCCCTCCTCTTCTCATCTCCCTCTGCGCTCAGCTGCTCACCTTCTCCCTGTCGCTCATCAACCCTCTCATCGTGCTCTCCCTCTCCGAGGAGTTCAGAGAGGGCTACCGCGGGCTGTGGCGGCGCCTCACCCTGCGCAAACAACCTCCTGCAAAGCCCAAACTCGGACCTCACACACCCACATCCCTCCAGTCGCCATGCCCCAGACCGGAGACCTCGGGCCAGGCAAGAGCGGAGAGGAGCCCAGAACCATTAAGCACAGAGCCGGGAACCAGCAGAGATGCTCAGCTGGAGCTGAGCACCGCAGGGAGCAAAGAAGTCGACAAGGATGGGATGGTCTTACCTGATGTGGAGCAGTTCTGGCACGAGAGGGGGACGGGATCGCATTTGGAGGAGAACGACCCCGTGCCGTGGGAGCACCAGGACGACCGGCAGAGAAATAAATAA